TGACTATGGACAGAAATGGTGTATTAGGAAAAACATTTTCTCTTGACACAAACCCCATTCTATCAAGAAAAATACGTGGCAACTGTGACTCATCTGGAGTGAATTTGAATAATATTTTGGAATTAATTATTAGTAATAGAAGCTCCTTTGTAAGGAACCCTGCTGAGTGTAATGTACATGGGAAATTTCTCCTCTGTATGAAACGTGAGAATCCTTATGCCAGAGGGAAACCTTTGGAATATGATGGAAATGGGAAAGCCATCTCTCAGAATGAGGACTTATTTAGGCATCAGTATATTCACACTCTTAAGCAGTGTTTTGAATACAATCAGTGTGGGAAGGCTTTTCATGAAGAGGCAGCCTCAGTACCCGTAAGAGTGTGCTCATGGGAGACCCTGTGAATATAATGAACATGTGAGAGCCTTTTCCGATAGACCAATATTCATTGTTCATCAGAGAACTCACATAAGGAAGAGTCACTATGAATTCAATGAATGTGAGAGGAGGTCCGGTGAGAGGCCACCTGTAAATAAACACCACAGGGTTATGGAGATGGAACACTATGAGTGTAATGCGAGTGAGAATAGTTTTGGCAAGAAATCACTCCTCATTCTATGAAGTTACAGAGGAGAGAAAACTTTTGACTGTAATAGAGATTTGGAAGTATTCTGCAAGAAGCCAAATTTCACTCAACATCAAGAAACACATATAGGAAAGAATGCCTATAAAATTAATCAGTATGCTAGTACATTTTGCCGTAAGCCAAAGCATTCTGTATATCAGAAAACAGATACACAAGAAAAACTCTATGAATGTAGtgaatgtgggaaaaccttcAGCCATAAATCCTCTTTTATCCTACATCAGAGGATACACagaggagagaaaccctatgaatgcacTGAATGTGGGAAAACTTTTGGATATAGGTCATGCCTTGCAGTACATCAAAGAACACACACGGGACAAAacctatgaatgtaatgaatgtggaaaaaacTTCTGTGAGAAGTCAAATCTTCATGTACATCAGAGAacacacacaggagagaaaccctatggaTGTAACGAATGTCAGAAAGCCTTTGGTGATAGGTCAGCTCTAAAAGTACATCAGAGAATACATACTGGCGAGAAACCCTATgagtgtaaggaatgtgggaaaactTTCTCCCAGAAGCCAAACTTCATTAATCATCAGTGAACTCACACAGGAGAGAGACCCTTTGAATGCAATGAATGTCAAAAATCCTTCTCTGTGAAGTCAAAACTTAGAgaacatcagagaattcacacaggggagaaatcctatgaatgtaatgaatgtgagaATATGTTCTACCACAAGTCATCCCTCACAGTACATCAGAGAAcccacacaggagagaaaccctatgcatgtagtgaatgtgggaaaaccttcTACCAGAAGTCATCCCTCACAACACATCAGAGAACACACACAGGGGAGCAACCCTATGAATATAATGAAACCTTTTACCAGAATCCCAACTTCACTAAACATCAGAGAGACGACATAGAGGAAACCCTTGTCAACATCCTGAAGGCTCAGAAACCTTCACCTTCTTGGACTCATTCCATAGCAGAAACAACCCAGGTTGGGGTGAGAACACCCAATAAAGATGAGAAATCTTTTGCCtagaagtgatatttcattgAACAGCAAATAACtgatattttatcttcttttcttttgttgttgttacttttttgagacagagtttcgctcttattgcccaggctggagcgcaatggcatgatcttggctcaccgcaacctctgtttcctggattcaagcaattctcctgcctcagcctcccaagtagctgggattacaggcatgcgccaccatgcctggctaattttgtatttttagtagacacggggtttcaccatgttggtcaggctgctcttgaactcctgacctcaggtgtccacccgccttggcctgccaaagtgttgggattacagccaccacgcccagcccttcttttttttttgaatcagaatctcactctgttgcccaggctggagtgcagtggcacaatcttggttcattgcaacctcctcctcctgggttcaagtgattcttgtacctcagcctcccaagtagctgggactacaggcatgtgtcaccatgctcagctaatttttgtattttttgtaaagacagatt
This genomic stretch from Pongo pygmaeus isolate AG05252 chromosome 8, NHGRI_mPonPyg2-v2.0_pri, whole genome shotgun sequence harbors:
- the ZNF487 gene encoding putative zinc finger protein 487 isoform X3, with amino-acid sequence MLENYSLLLSVGYCITKPEVVCKLERGEVLWILEEESPSQSHLDCCIDDDLMEKRQENQDQHLQKVDFVNNKTLTMDRNGVLGKTFSLDTNPILSRKIRGNCDSSGVNLNNILELIISNRSSFVRNPAECNVHGKFLLCMKRENPYARGKPLEYDGNGKAISQNEDLFRHQYIHTLKQCFEYNQCGKAFHEEAASVPVRVCSWETL
- the ZNF487 gene encoding putative zinc finger protein 487 isoform X4; the encoded protein is MLENYSLLLSVDCCIDDDLMEKRQENQDQHLQKVDFVNNKTLTMDRNGVLGKTFSLDTNPILSRKIRGNCDSSGVNLNNILELIISNRSSFVRNPAECNVHGKFLLCMKRENPYARGKPLEYDGNGKAISQNEDLFRHQYIHTLKQCFEYNQCGKAFHEEAASVPVRVCSWETL
- the LOC129006885 gene encoding LOW QUALITY PROTEIN: zinc finger protein 239-like (The sequence of the model RefSeq protein was modified relative to this genomic sequence to represent the inferred CDS: inserted 2 bases in 1 codon; substituted 1 base at 1 genomic stop codon); this encodes SYRGEKTFDCNRDLEVFCKKPNFTQHQETHIGKNAYKINQYASTFCRKPKHSVYQKTDTQEKLYECSECGKTFSHKSSFILHQRIHRGEKPYECTECGKTFGYRSCLAVHQRTHTGXKTYECNECGKNFCEKSNLHVHQRTHTGEKPYGCNECQKAFGDRSALKVHQRIHTGEKPYECKECGKTFSQKPNFINHQXTHTGERPFECNECQKSFSVKSKLREHQRIHTGEKSYECNECENMFYHKSSLTVHQRTHTGEKPYACSECGKTFYQKSSLTTHQRTHTGEQPYEYNETFYQNPNFTKHQRDDIEETLVNILKAQKPSPSWTHSIAETTQVGSFCELFNNIPSIYS